The DNA segment GCCACAGTGCCAACGGGATATCCATTCAGTACCTGAACGCAAGCCATTCGCCTGCCCACTGGAGTCTATGAGAGTGCCGCCACCTCTCACTCCCCTCAACACTATTCGGAATTTTACACTGGGGGGGCCAGCTATTGATGGACCCAGACTACCCATCGCGTACAGCCCCCAGAATTTACCTCTGAGACCCATCCTGCGTCCGAGGAAGTACCCTAACCGCCCGAGCAAGACCCCTGTGCACGAGCGTCCCTACCCGTGCCCGGCAGAGGGATGCGACAGGAGGTTCTCCCGTTCTGATGAGCTCACTAGGCACATCCGAATTCACACCGGTCACAAACCATTTCAGTGCCGGATCTGTATGAGGAACTTCAGCCGAAGTGACCACCTCACTACCCATATCCGTacccacacaggagagaagccgttcGCCTGCGATTTCTGCGGCAGGAAATTCGCAAGGAGTGACGAAAGAAAGAGGCACACAAAAATTCACCTCAGGCAAAAGGAAAGAAAATCTTCCTCGGCTGCGTCAACGACCTCAGTAGTTTCAAACACGGACAGACGTGCCAGTATTAGCACATCTACCGGTAATATGTGCCCTACAGGCAACAGTATGTGTCCTTCCAGGACAATATAAACACACCCCTCGTATTATACACACTATcagaaagtataataataataataataataataataataataataataataataataataataataataataataataatagatatactAAAACCGAAAGTACTTGAATGGTTTTGAAGAGATTTTGCCAAGTTGAATCGTTGCCCTTTCAGATCATATACCCTTTGCGCTTGAATAAACTATCAACCCATGCTGTATGCGTAACATATAATGCACTTTGTCTGCACGCATTCATCTTACAGAAGTTCCAAAGCAGTTATGATTGACTGATACGCACTTTCATTATGTTGTTtaagtaaaagttttttttagcTTGAAAGATTGGGAGGTTTActtgatgttttttttcaattaaaaatgagtGAAAAGAAGTGCACAATTCTACTTTTTCCCTTTTTAGTGTGTTCATATAGCCAGAACAAAAC comes from the Acipenser ruthenus chromosome 13, fAciRut3.2 maternal haplotype, whole genome shotgun sequence genome and includes:
- the LOC117418074 gene encoding early growth response protein 2b-like isoform X2, with amino-acid sequence MTNVDMSTDRRSLDLSSYSSSFTQPSPRNQTFTYMGKFSIDSQYPGANWNPESVINIVSAGILGVTQPPSSSSSPASSISPNPYSSTLSCTMAQNQPDMEHIYSPPPPYSGCGDVYQDASSFLSSSTCHISYPPPCYSSPKPSTDSAHMFNIIPDYSSLFQPQCQRDIHSVPERKPFACPLESMRVPPPLTPLNTIRNFTLGGPAIDGPRLPIAYSPQNLPLRPILRPRKYPNRPSKTPVHERPYPCPAEGCDRRFSRSDELTRHIRIHTGHKPFQCRICMRNFSRSDHLTTHIRTHTGEKPFACDFCGRKFARSDERKRHTKIHLRQKERKSSSAASTTSVVSNTDRRASISTSTGNMCPTGNSMCPSRTI